The nucleotide sequence CAGCCACAACATATGACTCCACCAGAAGCCGCGACTGGCAGAGTAGGGGTCTTTCTCCTTATCTTCCGTAAAGGCGTGGTGGAGCCGGTGCCCGGCTACCCAGAAGATGGGTCCACCCTGGAGGGCAAGCGCTCCAATCAGGGCGATCGCATACTCCAGCCATTGCGGTACCTGGAAACTACGGTGGCTCAGTAGACGATGATATCCCAGGCAGATGCCAATACTGCCGAATAACCAGTGCAGAAATAAAGTCACACCCAAAGCAGACCAGGAGAAAAACCAGGGTGCCAGCAGGGCCAGCAAATGCACACTAGCGAAAAAAAATACAGTAAACCAATTGAGCGAGAGATGACGTCTGGGTTCGGTCAGTAAGTTATTTGTAGTCATTCAAAAAAATCCTCAACCACACGAATGGATAATGGTCAGGTGTCAGGTGTTAGAAGGCCGGCAGGGAAGTGGCAGGCAGGTGCGTAAGGGGGGTTACCAGACCCAGGAAGCGTTCAAATAGCTCTGGAGAAATTTGCAATGGTGGGATTCTCTGCTGGAGACGCCACGCGATCGCGCAGATAGGCATCAAAAACAGCGGCAATATTTCGAATCAGCAACCGCCCTGTAGGGGTTACCTCAATTCGCCTGGAAAAGAGTCTGACCAATCCATCTGCTGCCAGCGTCTGGAGGTTAATCAGTTCTGGTGCAAAGTAGGTGTCAAAGTCTAAATGGTATTTCGTTTCAAATTCAGGTTTAGACAGGCCAAAATGACACATCAATTGCATGATGATTTCGCGGCGAATGATGTCATCCCGATGGAGATGAATTCCTCTTTCAACCGGAGGTCGCTGCTGGTCAATTGCCTGGTAGTAATCCCGTAACCGCTTGTGATTCTGAAAATAGGCATCGTGCAGCATACTGATGGAGGTCAGCCCAAAGCCAAGTAATTCGGTATCTGGTTGAGTGGTGTAGCCCTGGAAGTTGCGCTTCAGGGTACCGTTGTTCTGGGCGATCGCCAGTTCATCATCGGGTTTGGCAAAGTGATCCATCCCAATGTAGAAGTACTCATTTCGGGTAAGATTGGCGATCGCCATTTGCAGGATCTCCAGTTTTTCCTGCGGTGATGGTAGCGCGTGTTCTGGAATGTTCTTTTGGACTGGCTTAATCCAGGGAATATAGGCAAAATTGAAGATGGCAATTCGATTCGGATTCAAATCGATCGTTTTTTGAATCGTCTCTTCAAAGGTCTGTAGGGTCTGGTAAGGCAATCCATAGATCAAATCCACATTGACACTGTCAAATTGTGCCTGCCGCACCCAGCCCATGACATTAAACAGTAACTCCTCCGGCTGAATCCGGTTGACGGCTGCCTGCACCTGGGAGTTGAAATCCTGAATGCCAAAACTGATGCGGTTAAAGCCAATCTCTCGTAATGCCTGAATATAGGGCTGGTCAACGTAGCGAGGATTGATCTCAATCGAAATTTCTGCATTGGGTGCGAACTTGAAATGGCGATGAATGGCTGTCCACAACTGTTCAACCTGTTCAATGCTCAAATAGTTGGGGGTTCCACCCCCCCAATGCATTTGCACCACAGGTTTACAGGAGTCCAGTTGGGCAGATGTCTGCTGAATTTCTTTGATTAAATATTCCAGGTAGGACGATGCAATGTTTTGATGATTGGAAACAATGACATTACAACCGCAGAAATAGCAGGCACTCTGACAAAAGGGAATGTGGACGTAGAGAGATAACGGGGATGAACGTTGATTCAGGGTGGCGATCGCCTGGTTATAGTCACAGGTGCCAAAATTCACGCTCAGTTCAGTCGCAGGTGGATAGCTGGTGTAACGGGGTAACGCTTGATCATATTTATTCAGCAGCTCTCGATTAAATTGCACCGCAGGCAGCAAAGTTGTCATGGGAATCGGTTCTCCTCTGATAAGGGGAAAGGGGGAAGTAATAGAAGAAGGCTGAAGGTTGAAGGCAGAGAGCAGAAGGCAGAGAGCAGAAGGCAGAGAGCAGAAGGCAGAAGGCAGAAGTTGGGTGTTGCTGAAAAGCAGGATGAGTTAAAACGAAGTTTCCTCTCGTTCCCAGGCTCTGCCTGGGAATGCCCCTGGTGAGGCTCCGCCTCGTAACAGGGTAAAGTTCCAAATTTCAAACATTCCTGAACGAGACATCAGGTGCTTCAGCCAGCAGGTTGTTGGTTGTCGGGCGTGCTTGATTGCCCGTAAATACCACTCTGCCCACTGGTTACTGGCTACGGACCACCTTCTAATAACTAACAACCAATAGCTAACAACTCTGATGACCAATGACCTAAATACTGTATTCCAGTGCAGGTTCCTGCCCGACGGGAATTCGTTCCGTCGCTCCTGGAATTTCCTGGCGGGTAAGCAGGTCAAATACGTGTTCGCCAACGGCGGCTTTGACTTCTGGTTCCAGTTCATGGACCACATTTCGATTCAGGGTGAAGGCATAGTTTGCTTCATCCACGATGCGTTGAATGGTGGCATCGTCAACTGGCAGGGAATTGAGGGCATCCCGGTACTTAGCTTTGAATGCCCGCTTTGCCTCAGCCGTTG is from Leptothermofonsia sichuanensis E412 and encodes:
- the hemN gene encoding oxygen-independent coproporphyrinogen III oxidase, with amino-acid sequence MTTLLPAVQFNRELLNKYDQALPRYTSYPPATELSVNFGTCDYNQAIATLNQRSSPLSLYVHIPFCQSACYFCGCNVIVSNHQNIASSYLEYLIKEIQQTSAQLDSCKPVVQMHWGGGTPNYLSIEQVEQLWTAIHRHFKFAPNAEISIEINPRYVDQPYIQALREIGFNRISFGIQDFNSQVQAAVNRIQPEELLFNVMGWVRQAQFDSVNVDLIYGLPYQTLQTFEETIQKTIDLNPNRIAIFNFAYIPWIKPVQKNIPEHALPSPQEKLEILQMAIANLTRNEYFYIGMDHFAKPDDELAIAQNNGTLKRNFQGYTTQPDTELLGFGLTSISMLHDAYFQNHKRLRDYYQAIDQQRPPVERGIHLHRDDIIRREIIMQLMCHFGLSKPEFETKYHLDFDTYFAPELINLQTLAADGLVRLFSRRIEVTPTGRLLIRNIAAVFDAYLRDRVASPAENPTIANFSRAI